Within Stigmatella aurantiaca, the genomic segment GCAAGATGAATGGCCCAGCCGGGAAGCCGCGGCGTGTCAGGCGCTACATTGTGGCTTCGCGGAACACTGTCACCCCTCCCCCCGTGCGTGCTAAGGCGACGGCACCATGCCGAACGTCGTCGTCGTTGGAGCGCAGTGGGGAGATGAGGGAAAGGGCAAGGTCGTTGACCTGCTCACGGAGCACGCCCAGGTGGTGGTGCGCTTCCAGGGGGGCAACAACGCGGGCCATACCCTGGTCGTCGGCGGTCAGAAGACCGTTCTGCACCTGATTCCATCCGGCATCCTTCATCCGGGCAAGACGTGTGTGATTGGCAACGGGGTGGTGGTGGACCCCTCGGTGCTCGTCGGCGAGATGGATGCGCTCAAGGCGCGCGGCTTCCTGAAGGAGGCCTCGCACCTGCTCATCTCGGACAACGCGCACGTCATCTTCCCGTGGCACAAGCAGTTGGACGTGTTCCGCGAGAAGGCCCGGGGCGGCAGCGCCATCGGGACGACGGGGCGGGGCATCGGGCCCGCCTACGAGGACAAGGTGGCCCGGCGGGGCATCCGCGTCCGGGACCTGCTGCAGCCCGAGCGGCTGCGCAAGCGCATCGACGAGCGGCTTCCGCAGGCGTTGGAGGAGCTGCGTGAGCTGTGCCAGAAGGCGGGCGAGCCGGTGCCCGAGCTGGACGCCGCGAAGCTCCAGGAGGACTTCGCCAGCCTGGGCGAGAAGCTCCGTCCCCACGTGGGCGATGCCTCGCTGTTCCTGGCGGGCCAGATGGCGCGCGGCGCGCGCATCCTCTTCGAGGGCGCCCAGGGCACGCTCTTGGATGTGGACCATGGCACCTACCCGTACGTCACCAGCTCCAACTGCGTGGCGGGCAACGCGGCGGTGGGCTCGGGGCTGGGCCCCACGGCCATCGACAAGGTGATGGGCATCAGCAAGGCCTACACCACGCGCGTGGGCGGAGGCCCGTTCCCCACGGAGCTGAGCGACACGCTGGGCGACCAGCTGCGCCGCGTGGGCGATGAGTTCGGCGCCACCACGGGGCGTCCCCGCCGGTGCGGCTGGCTGGACGGCGTGGTGCTGCGCTACGCGGTGCGCGTCAACGGCCTGAGCAGCCTGGCCCTGACGAAGCTGGACGTGCTGTCGGGCATCAAGACGCTGCAGCTGTGCAACGCGTACGAGCTGGACGGCCAGCGCATCTCCGAGCTGCCGGGCGACTACGAGGACCTGGGCCGCGTGAAGCCCGTCTACGAGACGCTGCCCGGCTGGGACGAGAAGCTCACCGGCGTGCGCACCTTCGACGAACTGCCGGAGAGCGCCAAGCGCTACGTGCGCCGGGTGGAGGAGATCTCCGGCGTGCCCGTCACCTGCATCTCGGTGGGCGCGGACCGCGGCGAGACGGTGCTGTTGCAGAACCCGTTCCGGAGCTGAGGGGCGCTTCCCGTCCGCTCAGGCAAGGCCATGGTGGCTCGCGGCATCCTCATCGTCCTCGTGGTGGTGCTCCTGGGGGCGGCGGCGCCCTCGGTGCCCGCTCAGGCCGCGTTCGAGCGGGGCGAGAAGGCGCTCGCGGAGAACCAGCTCGGCGAGGCGGCGGTGGCCTACCGGCAGGCGCTCACGGAGCACCCCAACTGGGCCCCGGCGCTCAACGGCCTGGGCAACACGCTCTTCAAGCAGGGCCAGGCCATCGAGGCCTCGGCCCTGTTCCGCTCTGCCACCGAGGCGGATCCGGAGTTCAAGTCCGCGTGGTTCAACCTGGGCTACGCGGCGCGCAAGGCGGGGGACTTCGCCACGGCGGTGCGGGCCTACGAGCGCTACACCCAGCTCGCGCCCGAGGATCCGGACGGCCACTACGGGCTCGGGGAGAGCTACCGCCAGCAGGGCCAGAACGCCAAGGCCCTCGCCGCCTACGAGACGTACCTCTCCAAGGAGAAGCGCCCCAGCGAGCAGAAGTGGGTGGAGCAGGCGCGCGAACACGTGGCGGCGCTGCGGCCCCAACCCCGGACGGCGCCCACGGCCCCCGGGGCGGCGCGGGCGTCCGCGTCCCCGGGCCTCACGCCCCACCCGGGGCTGTCGCTCAGCCGGGTCCGGGACGGGGATGCGCTCCTCAAGGAGCGCCGGTACCGGGAAGCGGCCTTCGCCTTCCTCGACGCGGTCCACGCGGACGGGGGCAACGTGGAGGCGCTCTTTAAGCTGGGCAACGTCCTGGCGGTGCTGGGCTACTACGGCCAGGCCATCGAGCGGTGGAACCGCGTGGCGCAACTCACCTCGGACGAGGCCATCCGCCAGAGCGCGGTGGAGAACGTGACGCGGGCCCAGGGCCGCGTGGCGCAGCAGGGCGGCTCCCCGCAGGCCCAGGGGGTGGCGCCCGGCTTCGGGCCCGTGGCGGAGACGGCGCGGGCGCAGGGCCGCCGCTTCTACGAGCAGGGCGTTCAGCGCATCCAGGCCGAGGACTACGCGGGGGCCGTCCAGAGCCTCACCCAGGCTGTCGTCCTGGAGCCCACCCTCGCGGTGGCCTACACCGCCCGGGGCAGCGCCTACATTGGCCTGCGCCGCTACGCGGAGGCCGCCGTGGACTACGAGTACTCGCTCCGTTTGGCCCCGGAGCTGGCCTCTCCTTTATATGGACTGGGGGAGGCCTACCGGATGCTGGGGCGCACCCCGGAGGCCCGGGCGCACTACGAGCGGTACGCGGCCTCCACCGCCCGGGACGTCCGGCCAGAGCTCCAGTCCGAGGCCCGACAGACCGCCGAACGCCTCCGTTGAGGGACAAAGCAGCCGGGCGGATTTCGCGGTGGGACGGCTGGCACATGTCACCCCCGGCGCTTACTTTCCCTGTATGGACGGACGCATTTCCGAGGGTGGAGGCCGGCAGGTTTTTCGTCCACGGCGGATTCTCGCGGCCCTGATGGCGGGCGCGGGGCTCCTCTGGATCAGCGTCCTCGTCTATTTGATGAGCTTCGAGGGTGTGCCGCTGAAGACGTTCCTGGCGGCGCTCTTCTTCGTCGTCTTTTTCGCTGTCTCGCTGATGTATTACGGGCGCAGCAGCATCGTGGTGGACGAGCGCGGCATCACCTGCCGCGGCCTGGTCCGTACCCGGCGCTTCTCCTTCAAGGACATCCACAAGGTGGACGTGTTGCCGGGGCCGGTGACCGTCTACGCCATCCGGGGCCGGGGTGGGTTTGTCCACTTCACCAGCTTTTTCGTGCACCACCGGCGGCTCGCGGCGCTCCTCGTGGAGCGCGCGGGGCTCTCGGCGCAGGCGCTCTGAGCCCGCTCAGCCCAGCAGGGCATAGGTGACGAGAATCCCCGTGAGGGCCATCACCGCCCCCATGCCGAGGAACCACCCTTCGCCTCGAAACCGGCTTTGCTGCGCTGCGTCAAGCTCTGGCGCGGGCGGTTCCCCTGCGTCCAGAGGGGCCTCCGGGAGGGGGGCTTCGACGGCCGCCTGGAACCGCAAGAGGGTCTGCCCCAGCTCGATGACGTCACCCCTGCCGAGGGCGAGGGGCTGCCTCACCTTCCGGCCATTCACATAAAGGCTGTTGTGGGGGCTCAAGGAGGCCACGGTGTACGTGGTGCCGTCCCAGCACAGGCGGGCGTGGGCGCGGGAGACGGTCCGGTCCCGGATGTGAAGGTCCACGCCGGTGCCCCGGCCAATGTCCGTCCTCGCGCCCGCCAGGGGGAAGACGCGGCCCGTGTCGAGCCCGGTGAGGCAGGTGAGGGTGGCGGCCTGGGAGGGGGGAAGCTCCTCCGCATCGGTCAGCAGGTGCTTCAACACGGCCACGGTGCTCAGGGGACGTTCGGCCTCCGGGGGCGGCGCGACGGCCTTGAGGCGCATCTCCTGGGGCAGGCCCATCACCTCGCCGGGGAGCACGAGCCGGCGCAGGCCGGACGGCACGAGGACGCCGTTCACGGTGATGGGCTGCAGGGCGGTCACGGTCAGCCGGGGACCTTCGATGTGGAGGGTCAGGAGCCCGGGGGGAAGGCCCTCCAGGCGGATGGGGTCCTCCGGTCCTCCGCCCAGGAGGTGCTGGCCCTCCGCCAGCTCGAACGGGGTGAGGCTTCCCAGGTGCTCGAATTCGAAGCGCATGCCCGGGCCGGGGAGCAACCCAGGTGCCGAAGCGCCCCGCGAGTGCTTCCAGGGGATTGGCGCTCCGCCCCGTCTCCTTTCTGGACGGACCCGTCCCGTTTCCGGGACGCCGGGGCCGCCTCAGTACCCCGCGTGCTTGTCGACGAGGTTCAGCAGGGGCGCACCGGCCTCGAAGCGCTCCAGGTTCTTCAGGAAGAAGGCCACGGCATCCTCCCGCCAGGTGGGCGTGTGGTCGGCGCAGTGGGGCGAGAGCAGGACGTTCTCGAGCCGCCAGAAGGGGTGCCCCGCCGGCAGCGGCTCGGTCTCGAAGACGTCCAGCGCGGCGCCCCGCAGGCGGCCCTGTTCCAGGACGCGCACCAGCGCGGCTTCGTCGACGGTGCTCCCCCGGCCCACGTTGATCAGCACCGCGTGCGGCTTCAGGGCGTTCAGCTCCGCTTCCCCCATCATCCGCTGGGTTCCGGGGGCGTTCGGCATGGCCAGGAGCAGGTAGTCCGAGGCGGCGATCATCTCCTGCCGGCGCTCGAGCGGAAACACCGCGTCCACAAAGGGGTCCCCCTCGCTCTGCCCGGGCCGGCGCCGGCAGGCCAGGATGCGCATGCCGAAGGCCTTCGCGCGCTGCGCGGCGGCCCGCCCGATGTCGCCATAGCCCAGGATGCCGAGCGTCTGCCCGCGCAGCTCCACGGAGGTGAACGGCTGCCAGCGGGCCTCGGCTTGCTGCCGCACCAGGCGGCGCAGGTCCTTGGCGAAGAACAGCATCGCGGCCAGGGCGAACTCGCTCAGCGAGCCGCTGTAGACCCCCTTGGAGTTGGTGAGGGGCAGGGGGCTCTGAATGAGCTCCTCGAAGAGGAGGTTCTCCACGCCGGCGAACAGGGAGTGGATCCAGCGGAGGTTCCGCGCCCGGGGGAGCAGCGTGCGCAGCAGATCCTTCTTCTGCGAGTCGATCACGAGCACCTGGGCCTGCTCGATGGCGGCTCCCAGCTCCGCCTCGGACGCGCCCAGGGTGAGGTGGAGGCGGGGGGCCAGTTGCCGGAGGGGCTCCAGGTGACGCGCGGTGGGGTCCGCCAGGACCAGCAGGTGCTCGACGCTCATGGGACCGCCGAGCATATCAACCCTGGCGCACGCGCTTGACGCCCCGGCGCAGGAGCAGATCGGGTGCCGTCCTGCGGTGGTCGCCTTTCAACACGAGCGTGGGGCCGGCCACTTCGCCGTAGCACCCCAGCCCGCGCTGGAGCGCCTCCAGCCACGTCCGCAGCCCGTCGGGCGCCAGCTCCAGCCCTTCCACGAGCGTCACCTCTTGTCCTCCGCGCTGCTCCAGGCGCAGCACCGCCAGCGCGGGCCCCTCGGTGGGAGGGGTGAGGGGAAAGTCCTCGGCGCGGACCTGGGGCTTGGCGCCCGGGACGGCCTCGCGCTGGGCGGCCAGGGCCGCGAAGGGGTTGTGGAAGCGCCCCTTGTCCTGGGGATCCCGGTAGCCCTGGGAGGGCGTGTCCTTGGGAGGGGGCGTTCCCGGTCCTGGGTGTTTCCGGCGTGCCATGCCCGTTATTTTGGCATGGATGCGGGGGCCCTGCCTCAGCGGGGGACGATCCGCCAGAGCTGGTTGTCCGACGCGGGGCGGTTCATCGGATACGCGATGAGGGCGCCGTGGGAGGCATTGCCTCCCTCGATGTCGAGGACGAAGCCGTTGAGCTGGCTCTGGATGTAGAAGTAGCCCGGCACGGGGGAGGGCACGAACCGCCACAGCTGATGGGCCGCTCCGGAGTACGGCCACGTGATGACGTGCGCGGCCGGGTTCGGGTTGGCCCCTTCGATATCCAGGACCCGTCCGGTCTCCCGGTTCTGGATGTAGAAGCCGCCGGGCACGGGGATGAGATCCCAGCTCATGTTGTCACGGCCGCGCCGGCGGGGCGGGGCCACGATGGCCGCTGAACCCTGTCGGCGGTCATTGTCCTCCACGCTGGCCAGGACATCCGCCAACCGGCTCTGGAGCTGGATCCGGCGCTGGGGCAGCCGCGGTCCCTCGGGGAGGGGCGGCCGGTGGGGCTCGGGCCTCGGGGGCGGAGCGTTGTAGTGAGGGGTTCCCGAAGGAGGAGGGCGGGACGGGGCGGGGGGCGTGGGGCGCGCCTCGCCCTGGCACCAGCCCGCGCTGCTGCAGGTCCGCAGGCCGTCACAGTGCGAGTCGTGGGTGCAGCGGTTGGGGCCTCGCGCGTTCTTCGACTCATCCCGGTAGTGCTGAGGGCTCGCGCCCGCGTGCGCCATCGCCAGGGGGACCACGAGGGCCGCACACGCCGTCAGCCACTTCAACGCCTGCACCACCCGTCCCGCTGCATCACTTCGCCTTGCACCACCCTGACCGCGCATCATCTGTTTCTCCCGGCATGCTCCCTTCGGAGCCGCGTTGATCCGTGGACTGTGCGGGCGGGGAAATAATTCAGAAGGGCCGGGCCGTGGGCGGCATCCTGGGCGTAGAGTCGCTCCCGGATGCGTCCTCTTTCCCTGGTTTTTCTCCCCCTGTTGGGCCTGAGTCTCGCCGCTTGCCGGGACGAACAGGCCGGTCCCCGCTCCCGGAAGCCGGCGGCTTCGGCCCAGGTCAAGACGCGGGACACCGCGCCCGCGGACCTGACCTTCCGCAGCGGGGCCACGCTGGGCGGTGGCGCGCTGGTGTACCTGGGCTCCCGCGTCTCCCCCGTGCAACCCTCCCCGGGGCAGGCCGTGCAGTTCTCGCATTACTTTCAGGCGGTGCGCCCGCCCCCGGAGGGGTTCCGGTTCTTCGTCCACCTGGTGGACGCGGACACGGGGCAGATGGTGGTCAACGCCGACCACGAGTTCCAGAACGGGGCGGCCCCGCTGGGCTCGTGGCCGCAGGGGAAGGTGGTCGAGGACGTCCACACCGTGCAGATGCCGCCCGCGCCCGTCCGGGTGATGCTCGGCTTCTGGAAAGGGGACGAGCGCCTCACGGTGGATGAGCCGCGTGCACAGGATGGCGCGAACCGGCTGCTGGGGCCCGAGCTGGGCAAGGCGCCCGAGCTCCCCGAGTACAAGGTCCAGCGGGTCTCCACGCCCCTGGTGCTGGATGGCGTGCTGGACGACGCGGCCTGGAAAGAGGCCACCCCCGTGGTGTTGCGCGGCAGCTTCGATGGGCGGAGCGCCTCGCTGCGGACGGAGGCGCGGCTGCTCCACGACGAGGCCTCGCTCTACGTCGCGTTCGACGTGGAGGACCCCGATATCTGGGGAACCCTGCTCACGCGGGATGCGCCCATCTACGAGCAGGAGGTGGTGGAGGTCTTCCTGGACGCCAACGCGGACGGGAAGACATACAACGAGCTGCAAGTCTCTCCGCACAACGTCATCTTCGATGCGTACTTCCCCGCGCGGCGGCAGGGCATGGACCTGAGCTGGGACTCAGGCATGAAGACGGCGGTGAAGGTGCGCGGGACGCTGGACAACCCAGCGGACCGGGACGAGGGCTGGACGGTGGAGATGCAGATTCCGTTCGCACGGCTGGCCGAGGTGCCCCACGTCCCCCCTCGGAAGGGGGACCGCTGGCGCTTCAACCTCTACCGCCTGGAACACCTCGGGCGGCGGAACGTGGAGGGGCAGGCGTTCTCCCCGTTGTTCATCGGGGACTTCCACGCACTGCCCCGCTTTGGATGGCTCACGTTCGAATGAACGGAGCCTAGGCGTGGGGCGAGATGTCCCAGTGCGAGTCGGCCACGGACCGCTCGGTGGGATCGCCCAGGAAGCGCAGGAAGCCTTGGAGTTCCAGGGTGTCGATGAGTTCCTCGGCCTCCAGTTCGGAGAAGCCTTTCATGTCCACCAGCAGGTTGCGCATCATGGACTTGCCCCGCAGGTAACCGACGGGTTCTCCGGGCCCCAGGGCGGCCTTGATGTCAGCGGTGAGCTGTCTCAGGTCAAGATCTTCAGAGATCATTACCCCCCAGGGTAGGGACGGTGTGCGACAGGGACAACTGGGCGGGCGGGCGGGGGAGCCTCGCGTGCAAGGAAGGTATGCAGGCGGACATCCTTTCCGTCGCTTTCCAACGTGACGGCGCCGTCCGTGTCCGTCCGGAAGCACTCGCTGCCCTGGGCGCGGTAGCGCGCCTCGACTTCGGGGTGGGGGAAGCCAAAGCGGTTGCGGCGCCCCACGCAGAAGACGACGTACCGGGGCCGGGTCCGTTCGATGAACGGCGGGGTGGAGGAGGTCCGCGAGCCATGGTGCGGTGCCTTGAGGACGGTGACGGGCCCCAGGTGTTCGAGCAGGGCCTCCTCACCTGCCTGCTCCACGTCGCCCGCGAGCAGCACGCTCACGTCCCCGTGGCGCACGAGCACCACCACGCTCTGGTCGTTGACCCCTTCGAGCAGGTCCCGCTGGTCTGAAGGCGGAGGCCCCAGCACCTCCAGGGTGGCCTCGCCCAACGCGAAGGCGGTGCTCCCCACCTCCACTTCCTTCACCTGAGCGGGCCCCGCGGCGGCGATGAGCTTCCGGGACAGGGCCCCCTCCGTGGTGCCCGAGGGCAGCCAGAGCTGATCCGTGGGGACCTTGCCCAGGGTGGAGATGAGCCCGAGCGCATGGTCGGGATGGGGGTGAGACAGGAGGGTGAGGGCCAGCCGTCCAATGCGCTCGTGGGCGAGGAACGGCAGGACGAACCGCTCGCCGGTATCGGCCCCCTGGGGCACCCCTCCGCCGTCGACCAGGGCGTGCTGGCCTCGCGAGCTGATCACCGCCGCATCGCCCTGGCCCACCGAGAGAAAGGTGATGCGCAGGGCGGGGCGGGGCATGAGCCAGGGGGTGAGCCAGGCGACCACCAGTGCCAGGGGGACCGCCAACACGCCGAGCCGCCAGCGCCCGCTGCCGAGCGCCCAGGTACCGAGCCCCACCGTGAAGAGGGCCGTGGCCACCCCCCCGAAGGGGGGCAGGTCCACCGTGGCGAGCGGAACCTCGGCGAAGAAGCGGGTGAGGAGGAGCAGCACCTCCGAGGCCCAGGCGCCGCCCCACAGCACCGGGGTGGCCAGCACTGGGGCCACCGTGAAGAGGGCCGCCCCGCCCGCGGCGAAGCCCGTGAGCATGCCACACAGGGGCAGACAGACGATGTTGGAGACGAGCCCGGCAAGGCTCGCGCGGCCAAAAGCGCTGGCCACCAGGGGCAGGCTCGCCCCGGTCACCGCGACGCTGGCGCAGAACGTCTCCAGGAGGGTCTCCCGGGCCTTTTCGGCGAGGCGCACGAGCCGACGCTTCTCCTGGGGATCCGGCGGCGGGACTGGAAGGGCCTCCCGCAGGGCGGGCGTGAGCAGCAGCAAGCTCAGCACGGCGAGAAACGACAGCTGGAGCGACAGGTCCGCGACGCTGGAGGGTGCCCAGACGATGAGCACCACCGCCGCGGCGGCCAGGCTGTTGAGCCCATCGGCGCGGCGCCACAGCGCCAGGCCCAGCAGCACCACCGTGGCCATGACCGCCGAGCGCACCGCGGGGGGCTGGTTCCCGGTGAAGAGCACATAGGCCCAGACAAAGGGAATCGACGCGGGGGCGGCCACCCTCCGGGCATCCATCCCCCGGAAGCGCACGCCCACCCGGACGAGCATCCGCCGCAGCAGGGCCAGCGTCATCAGCGCGAGCGCCGCCACGTGCAGGCCGCTCACGCTGAGCACGTGGGCCAGCCCACTCCGGGAGAAGGCATCCTCCAGCGCATCGTCGAGCGAGGCCCGCTGCCCGGCGGCGAGGGTGAGAAACAGCGCCGCGGCGTCTTCCGACGGGGCCACCGCCCGGACGGCCCGCGAGAGCCCTTGCTGGGTCCTATCGACGTATTGGCGCCACGCAGGCGCCTCGGACACCACCAGCAGCCGTCCCGCCTTGATGCTCCCGGTGAAGGCGAACGCGCGCCGGCGCCGCAGGGGCGTGAAGTCCTTCTCCCCGGGGTTGCCCGCGGGCTCCAGGGGCTGAAGGCGCGCCTCGGCGTGGACGCGCTGGCCGGGCAGCAGCGGCGGCGGTGTGCCCTGCAGGGTGAGGGTGGCGCGGAAGCGCGCTGGGACTGCGGGAGCGTCTGGAGCCCCAGCCCGGGCCACGGCCAGGTGCAGGCGGACGGCCTCATCGAAACGATCCACGCGCTCGACTTCGCCCTCCAGGAAGGCGGATCCGCCGTGGATCAACGCGGGGGGCACGTCCACGCGGGCCTCGAGCCCTGCCAGTCCCGCGCCAACGGCTCCCAGCGCGAACAAAACACCCAAGTGGGAACCAGGCAGGCGAGCGAACGCCCAGGCGGCTGAGCTCACGACAACCGCGACGCCTAGGAATACCCAGTGAAGGCTTTCAGTTCTTGCTGTGTTCGCAGCAGCGCCCAGCAACAAACTCAGCGCTGGAAACACAAAAGGTCGCGCGCCGAGGTCGCGCCACGCATAACGATTCACCACCCCACCTCGCCCGTCCTGCCCCTGGCGCGTCACCCACAGCGGCGGATAACGCGCACGAAATCCGACACGGTAGTCGGCGCGTTCTGAAGCGGTCAAGAGCTTCTGTGACGGAATGTTGCTGGATGATGTGGTTTGTGGTAGTTAGGCCGTGCTTCAGGTGGCCGAAGCCGGAATCCTTCTCAAGGAGGCGGTAAAGAGTGCAGACCAGCTTCAAGACTGGTGACAAGGCGGTTTACCCGGGCCAGGGCGTTGGCGAGGTCATGGGTATCGAGCACACCGAAGTGGCCGGTCAGCGTCAGTCCTTCTATGTGCTGCGCATCCTGGAGAATGGGATGCGGATCATGATCCCGATCAATAAGGTCGGCTCGGTGGGCCTGCGGGAGATCATCAGCGAGGAGGACGTCAAGCAGGTCTATTCCATCCTCAAGGAGAAGGACATCTCGGTCGACTCCACGACCTGGAACCGCCGGTACCGGGAGTACATGGAGAAGATCAAGACGGGCTCCGTCTTCGAGATCGCCGAGGTGCTGCGCGATCTGTACCTCCTGAAGGGCGACAAGGACCTCTCCTTCGGTGAGCGCAAGATGCTGGACACGGCGCGCTCGCTCCTCATCAAGGAGCTGTCGCTGGCCAAGGACTGCTCCGAAGAGGAGATCGAGTCCGACCTGAAGAAGATCTTCAACATCGCCTCCTAGCGCGCCCGCTGCCGCTGGCGCATGCTTGGCCCTGGGCCCCTTCGTGGGGTCCAGGGCTTTTTCATGTCCGAGGAACAGCGCGTCCAGGAAGAGCGGCAGCGGCGCATCGCGGAGCTGGAGGCCCGGCTGGCGCGGCGCTCCCGGGGCGCGGTCCGGCCCCCCATGGCCCTGGCGGCCATCGCGGTGAGCGTGGCGTTGCTGTGGATGCAGCGGCGGGAGCTGGCCTACCTCGTCTCGCCGCGCACCCCCCTGTCGCTCGGGGCGGAAGGGGAGTACCGCCTCGAAGCATTGAGCTCCAACCGGTATGCCCAACTGCACGGCGTGCCGGCGTCGCACGGCGCCTATGAGCGGGACGGCGAGGCGCTCTATGTGCTGGTGGGGCTGAGGGAGTCCCCCTTCGTGGTCCGTCGGCCGGCCCTGCCGGGGGAGGAGTGGACCGCGGGGCGGCCCCCTCCACCGCCGGATCCCCGGCCGTTCGCGGTCCGCGGCCGGCTCCTCGCCGAGGAGGACGCCCCGCGCTACCGGGAGGCTTTCGCGTTGCTGCGCGAGAAGGGCGAGCTTCAGCCCCGGGACGGCCGGCTGTGGATCGTCATCGAGGGGCAGCGGCCCGGGGAGGATTGGGGCCGGGCCGGGGTGGCGTTGCTGCTGGGCACCTTCGCCGCCGCCAATGCCGTGCTCCTGGTGCGGAGCCTGCGCCGTTCCCGGTCCCCGGCGGGCTGAGCGCGCGGGGCGTTACAGGAAGATCAACGAGAAGAGGGTCATGAGCAGCCCCAGGCCCGCCGTCACCAGGGCGATGTGCCGGAGCCGCAAGGGCCGGCGCATGGGGAGGCCCTCCGGGAGGGCGGCGCTCGGGGCCCCCGGGGCCGGGCTTCCCGGGCCGCGCAGCTTCAGGACGGAGTTGCCCAGCGTGAGTTCGTCCCCCGGGTGCAGCTGCGTGTCCCCTTCGATTTTCACACGGTTGACGAAGGTGCCGTTCTGGCTGCCCAGGTCCTTCAAGAGGAGGACGTCCCCGGTGCGCAGCAACTGCACGTGGCGGCGGCTGATGGACGGATGCTGGAGGCGCAAGTCACACGCCGACGCGCGGCCGATGACGAGCGTTCCCTGGGGGATGGGCATGAGCTGGCCTGCGCCAGGCCCTTTCTCCACGTAGAGCGACACCGCGAGGGGGCTGGTCCCGGCGTATTCGCGCGCGTCGAACCGGGGCAGCAGCTCGCGGTCCTGGTTGAGCTGGCGCACGTTTCGCGCTCCCCGGGGCGAGCGGCGGGGCCCCACGGGGAACTGGGGGACGCGCTGGGGACGTGGATCATCCGCCTGCAGCGGGGTGATTTCGTCGTCGTCGAAGGGCAGCTCCACCTCCTGCTTCTTGGGCGACGGCACACCCGGAGGCTGAGGGGGACGAGGGGGCCGCTTGGGGTTGGAGGGAGCCATGCCTGTTCCTATTCTCCCAGATTGGTGGCTGGCCCTGCCATATCCTGGCGACTAGAGTGACCGCCTTCATTCATTTTGCTCAGGAAGGAACCCCACCGTGGCCCCGCCGTCGATCGCGCTCTTCAACACGCTGACGATGCAGAAGGAGCCCCTGGTGACCGCCGAGCCCGGCGTCGTTCGCCTCTACGTGTGTGGTCCTACGGTCTACAGTTACATACATATTGGCAACGCGCGGACCTTCACCTCGTTCGATGTCGTGGTGCGTTATCTGCGCTACCGGGGCTACCAGGTCCACTACGTCCGCAACTACACGGACGTGGACGACAAGATCATCAAGGCGGCGAACGAGACCGGGGAGACGCCGGTCGAACTGGCCGGCCGCTTCGTGAAGATCTTCGAGGAGGACTCGCGCGCGCTGCACCTGGTGGCGCCGGACGTGTCGCCCAAGGTGAGTGATCACCTGCCGGAGATCATCCGCATCGTCG encodes:
- a CDS encoding adenylosuccinate synthase; this translates as MPNVVVVGAQWGDEGKGKVVDLLTEHAQVVVRFQGGNNAGHTLVVGGQKTVLHLIPSGILHPGKTCVIGNGVVVDPSVLVGEMDALKARGFLKEASHLLISDNAHVIFPWHKQLDVFREKARGGSAIGTTGRGIGPAYEDKVARRGIRVRDLLQPERLRKRIDERLPQALEELRELCQKAGEPVPELDAAKLQEDFASLGEKLRPHVGDASLFLAGQMARGARILFEGAQGTLLDVDHGTYPYVTSSNCVAGNAAVGSGLGPTAIDKVMGISKAYTTRVGGGPFPTELSDTLGDQLRRVGDEFGATTGRPRRCGWLDGVVLRYAVRVNGLSSLALTKLDVLSGIKTLQLCNAYELDGQRISELPGDYEDLGRVKPVYETLPGWDEKLTGVRTFDELPESAKRYVRRVEEISGVPVTCISVGADRGETVLLQNPFRS
- a CDS encoding tetratricopeptide repeat protein; its protein translation is MVARGILIVLVVVLLGAAAPSVPAQAAFERGEKALAENQLGEAAVAYRQALTEHPNWAPALNGLGNTLFKQGQAIEASALFRSATEADPEFKSAWFNLGYAARKAGDFATAVRAYERYTQLAPEDPDGHYGLGESYRQQGQNAKALAAYETYLSKEKRPSEQKWVEQAREHVAALRPQPRTAPTAPGAARASASPGLTPHPGLSLSRVRDGDALLKERRYREAAFAFLDAVHADGGNVEALFKLGNVLAVLGYYGQAIERWNRVAQLTSDEAIRQSAVENVTRAQGRVAQQGGSPQAQGVAPGFGPVAETARAQGRRFYEQGVQRIQAEDYAGAVQSLTQAVVLEPTLAVAYTARGSAYIGLRRYAEAAVDYEYSLRLAPELASPLYGLGEAYRMLGRTPEARAHYERYAASTARDVRPELQSEARQTAERLR
- a CDS encoding FHA domain-containing protein; its protein translation is MRFEFEHLGSLTPFELAEGQHLLGGGPEDPIRLEGLPPGLLTLHIEGPRLTVTALQPITVNGVLVPSGLRRLVLPGEVMGLPQEMRLKAVAPPPEAERPLSTVAVLKHLLTDAEELPPSQAATLTCLTGLDTGRVFPLAGARTDIGRGTGVDLHIRDRTVSRAHARLCWDGTTYTVASLSPHNSLYVNGRKVRQPLALGRGDVIELGQTLLRFQAAVEAPLPEAPLDAGEPPAPELDAAQQSRFRGEGWFLGMGAVMALTGILVTYALLG
- a CDS encoding D-2-hydroxyacid dehydrogenase, giving the protein MSVEHLLVLADPTARHLEPLRQLAPRLHLTLGASEAELGAAIEQAQVLVIDSQKKDLLRTLLPRARNLRWIHSLFAGVENLLFEELIQSPLPLTNSKGVYSGSLSEFALAAMLFFAKDLRRLVRQQAEARWQPFTSVELRGQTLGILGYGDIGRAAAQRAKAFGMRILACRRRPGQSEGDPFVDAVFPLERRQEMIAASDYLLLAMPNAPGTQRMMGEAELNALKPHAVLINVGRGSTVDEAALVRVLEQGRLRGAALDVFETEPLPAGHPFWRLENVLLSPHCADHTPTWREDAVAFFLKNLERFEAGAPLLNLVDKHAGY
- a CDS encoding translation initiation factor, with amino-acid sequence MARRKHPGPGTPPPKDTPSQGYRDPQDKGRFHNPFAALAAQREAVPGAKPQVRAEDFPLTPPTEGPALAVLRLEQRGGQEVTLVEGLELAPDGLRTWLEALQRGLGCYGEVAGPTLVLKGDHRRTAPDLLLRRGVKRVRQG
- a CDS encoding RICIN domain-containing protein, yielding MVQALKWLTACAALVVPLAMAHAGASPQHYRDESKNARGPNRCTHDSHCDGLRTCSSAGWCQGEARPTPPAPSRPPPSGTPHYNAPPPRPEPHRPPLPEGPRLPQRRIQLQSRLADVLASVEDNDRRQGSAAIVAPPRRRGRDNMSWDLIPVPGGFYIQNRETGRVLDIEGANPNPAAHVITWPYSGAAHQLWRFVPSPVPGYFYIQSQLNGFVLDIEGGNASHGALIAYPMNRPASDNQLWRIVPR
- a CDS encoding carbohydrate-binding family 9-like protein — its product is MRPLSLVFLPLLGLSLAACRDEQAGPRSRKPAASAQVKTRDTAPADLTFRSGATLGGGALVYLGSRVSPVQPSPGQAVQFSHYFQAVRPPPEGFRFFVHLVDADTGQMVVNADHEFQNGAAPLGSWPQGKVVEDVHTVQMPPAPVRVMLGFWKGDERLTVDEPRAQDGANRLLGPELGKAPELPEYKVQRVSTPLVLDGVLDDAAWKEATPVVLRGSFDGRSASLRTEARLLHDEASLYVAFDVEDPDIWGTLLTRDAPIYEQEVVEVFLDANADGKTYNELQVSPHNVIFDAYFPARRQGMDLSWDSGMKTAVKVRGTLDNPADRDEGWTVEMQIPFARLAEVPHVPPRKGDRWRFNLYRLEHLGRRNVEGQAFSPLFIGDFHALPRFGWLTFE